Genomic DNA from Sphingobium sp. V4:
ACATCATCGCGGACAATGGGCGCTAACACCGATCGGCGCGGGCTTCCCTGTTCCGGAAAGCAGCAGGGCGGAGCCTGTTTCCAGACCCCGCCCGACAAATCATGCATTTACAGGTCGCGACCCGCTTATTTCGGGGCCAGCACCATCAGCATCTGGCGGCCTTCCATGCGCGGATAGGCTTCGACCTTGGCGATTTCGGCGACATTTTCGGCCACGCGCTGGAGCAGGTTCATGCCGAGCTGCTGGTGGCTGAGTTCGCGGCCGCGGAAGCGCAGGGTGATCTTCACCTTGTCGCCCTCGCCGATGAAGTCATGGACCTTCTTCATCTTCGTATCATAGTCATGATCGTCGATGTTCGGACGCATCTTGATCTCCTTGATCTCCTGCGTCCTCTGGGTCTTGCGGGCGATGTTCGCCTTCTTCTGGGCCTCGTACTTATATTTGCCGATGTCCAAGAACTTGCAGACCGGCGGATCGGCGTTGGGCGACACTTCGACGAGATCGAGGCCGATCTCATAGGCGCGCTCAATCGCCTCCTGCGTAAACATCACACCCAGATTTTCGCCTTCGTCATCGATCACGCGCACCTTGGGCACGCTGATGAATTCGTTATAACGGGGGCCGGACTTCGGCGGCGGCGCCATCGGGCGGCGCATCATCGGGGGACGTATAGCAATATCTCCTATGGTCGTTTCGAAAAACGGACGGCTCTTAGCGGCTTTTGCGAAAAGCCGAAAGGGGTGCGTGCTTCCGCCGTAACGGAATCACGCACCCTTATGGCATTTCTGCCTCACTGCATATCGGGTGCCCTGGCTTCTTTTGCAAGACGTTCGATGACATCATCGAGCGAAAGGAAGCTCTGCCCCTCCTTGCCCAGTTCGCGCAGCGCCACCGTGCCCTCGTCCGCCTCTCGCCGACCGACGACCAGCAGATTGGGCACTTTTCCAAGGCTATGCTCGCGCACCTTGTAATTGATCTTCTCGTTGCGGATGTCGAGTTCTGCACGAATACCGGCCGCGCGCAGCTTTTCGACGGCAGCCCTCGCATAGTCATCGGCGTCCGACACGATGGTCGCGACCACCGCCTGCACCGGGGCCAGCCAGAGCGGAAACTTGCCCGCATAATGTTCGATCAATATGCCGATGAAGCGTTCATAGCTGCCGAAAATGGCGCGGTGAAGCATGACCGGACGGTGCCGCTCGCCATCTTCTCCGACATAAGAGGCGTCGAGTCGTTCGGGCAGCACGCGGTCGGACTGGATCGTGCCGACCTGCCAGGTGCGTCCGATCGCGTCGGTCAGATGCCATTCCAGCTTGGGCGCGTAGAAGGCGCCTTCGCCCGGCAATTCCTCCCAGCCATATTCGGGCGTGTTGAGGCCAGCGGCGGCCACCG
This window encodes:
- the infC gene encoding translation initiation factor IF-3, producing MMRRPMAPPPKSGPRYNEFISVPKVRVIDDEGENLGVMFTQEAIERAYEIGLDLVEVSPNADPPVCKFLDIGKYKYEAQKKANIARKTQRTQEIKEIKMRPNIDDHDYDTKMKKVHDFIGEGDKVKITLRFRGRELSHQQLGMNLLQRVAENVAEIAKVEAYPRMEGRQMLMVLAPK